The Halichondria panicea chromosome 14, odHalPani1.1, whole genome shotgun sequence genome contains a region encoding:
- the LOC135347255 gene encoding formin-like protein 2 isoform X3, whose protein sequence is MHIMGAAESNPESPSRVWNTTPINLVNNATLNNNSVDPLSSFIQHTNSSASYSIGPSPTLNRGPRAAFDKRTLGSDFVDVDAMEALTMEQMEKRFLEIVESMDLPNDKRQVVMGSSEEKKWQMVRDFTRRRRQVPPHEYLNKLKQVTEGDPSWRVRRKIVMSSTVQNLQGLEISLRTNNISWVQEFLDLRNSGLSVLVRYMKMRYTLEQSHGHQTQSPSSPVSRQLTKTKSVDAGTMLNGSSPPRHHSPLMSRRNGGGRSDSSSDIHICVLCLRALMNNSHGFAALMKDTAALTTMALSMFYGTHRTAIAVIELLAAVCLVKGGHIKIMESVDNFKKENNEQYRFEKLVHYFMEPTASAEFQVACMTFINVFVHSAEDMNFRVHLQHEFTLLGLDDFIERLKSSSSVAPNLLSQISAYQGNFFHVESLIEDSKTKVDALSSVEQTKSQMAELQEKHEAAEFQSLKRIADLEKKLSDLNKTVKEAQTGTLPPSLDAPPPPGAPPPPPLPGGAPPPPPPPPPGLPGAPPPPPPPPGGPGAPPLPPLGGKFGIRGGKRKIETKYRLPLLNWSSIPATQIAGTVFTEMDDEKIIKLIDFTEFEETFKLNTPANNEPDGEGVKPEPTPRKKTVQKEGLLDTNRSQNVAIARRKITCSSEELKDVITQMDLERLPVDLVEILNKVTPNEDEVKKFGQFQKDKKDAKTLPDNDRFVFEIILAFGNYMNSSKRGGVYGFKVASLDMLRDSKAPSDHTVTLMHYVAGVIRDKFPLLLGFVHELTYLDKAAPVSLDLLMADFRQISKGIKEATGELINNKQNTALKTFCLEAEPKVTKLEKGLETAKEAFGEVVQYFGENAKLSQPNSIFPVLHRFVTNFRKADSENLAKIAIRQAQLCVLPCVDDTSLSEDDQGVDVLPQIYDGAIEEIISGMKNTAYRPANYRRNTLRKHGNSTSSNQVAAPSPHDELLKSLQRRTKAREDNYGANRPWLK, encoded by the exons atgcatataatggGAGCAGCAGAAAGCAACCCCGAAAGCCCAAGTCGTGTGTGGAACACGACCCCTATAAACCTTGTTAACAATGCAACGCTCAACAACAACAGTGTGGATCCATTAAGCAGCTTCATACAGCACACCAACAGCTCTGCTAGCTACTCCATTGGCCCCTCTCCAACCCTCAATAGAGGCCCAAGAGCAGCTTTTGATAAACGCACACTAGGATCTGACTTTGTGGATGTGGATGCTATGGAAGCTCTTACTATGGAACAAATGGAGAAGAGGTTTCTGGAGATAGTG GAATCTATGGACCTCCCTAACGACAAGCGTCAAGTGGTAATGGGCTCGTCTGAAGAGAAAAAATGGCAGATGGTGCGAGACTTCACCCGCCGACGTCGCCAGGTTCCCCCGCACGAGTATCTGAACAAACTGAAACAAGTGACAGAGGGCGACCCTTCTTGGAGGGTGAGGAGAAAGATAGTGATGTCATCAACTGTGCAGAATCTACAGGGTCTGGAGATATCACTAAGGACTAATAATATCAG CTGGGTGCAGGAGTTCTTAGATTTACGGAACAGTGGACTGTCAGTGCTGGTTCGCTACATGAAGATGAGGTACACGCTTGAGCAAAG tcacggCCACCAGACACAATCCCCCAGCAGTCCTGTGAGCCGTCAACTCACGAAAACCAAGAGCGTAGACGCTGGGACAATGCTGAACGGGTCCTCCCCGCCACGACATCACTCTCCTCTCATGTCTCGTCGGAATGGTGGTGGGCGCAGTGACTCCTCCTCTGACATACACATCTGTGTACTCTGCCTCAGGGCGCTCATGAACAACTCC CATGGATTTGCGGCCCTGATGAAGGACACTGCTGCTCTCACCACAATGGCCCTCTCCATGTTCTATGGCACTCACCG gacggCTATAGCTGTGATTGAGCTCCTAGCAGCCGTGTGTCTGGTAAAGGGTGGTCACATCAAGATAATGGAATCAGTGGACAACTTCAAGAAGGAAAACAACGAGCAATATCGGTTTGAGAAGCTAGTCCATTATTTCATGGAGCCCACAGCAAGTGCTGAATTCCAAGTGGCTTGTATGACCTTCATCAACGTGTTTGTGCATTCTGCTGAAGACATGAACTTCAGGGTGCACCTGCAACACGAGTTCACCCTGCTCGGACTTGACGACTTTATTGAG agactcAAGTCCTCATCGTCGGTAGCTCCGAACCTCCTCTCGCAGATCTCAGCCTATCAGGGAAACTTCTTCCACGTGGAGAGTCTGATAGAGGATTCAAAGACAAAGGTGGACGCTCTGTCCTCTGTGGAACAAACCAAGTCTCAAATGGCGGag CTCCAAGAGAAACATGAGGCTGCAGAGTTCCAGTCACTCAAGAGAATTG CTGACCTGGAGAAGAAGTTATCAGATTTGAACAAAACTGTCAAGGAGGCACAAACTGGAACATTACCT CCTTCGTTggatgcccctccccctcctggagcaccccctccacccccacTCCCCGGAggtgccccaccccctccaccaccgCCCCCTCCTGGACTGCCGGGTGCCcccccaccaccaccccctccaccaggAGGGCCGGGAGCACCACCACTTCCACCCCTGGGAGGAAAGTTCGGAA TCCGCGGGGGTAAGAGGAAGATTGAGACCAAGTATCGACTGCCCCTACTCAACTGGTCCAGTATCCCGGCCACCCAGATCGCAGGCACTGTCTTCACTGAAATGGACGATGAGAAAATCATCAAACTGATCGATTTTACCG AGTTTGAGGAGACCTTCAAGCTGAACACACCCGCTAATAATGAGCCTGACGGAGAGGGAGTCAAGCCAGAGCCCACCCCCCGCAAGAAGACGGTGCAGAAGGAAGGGCTACTGGACACCAACAGATCTCAGAACGTTGCCATTGCACGGAGGAAGATTACGTGTTCTTCAGAGGAGCTCAAAGATGTCATCACACA GATGGACTTGGAACGTCTGCCAGTGGATTTGGTGGAGATCCTAAACAAAGTGACTCCCAACGAAGACGAGGTTAAGAAGTTTGGTCAGTTCCAGAAAGACAAGAAAGACGCGAAGACACTGCCAGACAATGACCGGTTTGTGTTTGAG ATAATTCTAGCGTTTGGCAACTACATGAACAGCAGTAAGAGGGGTGGAGTGTACGGGTTCAAGGTGGCCTCTCTGGACATG CTGCGTGATTCTAAGGCCCCTAGTGACCACACAGTAACACTGATGCACTACGTAGCGGGAGTGATACGAGACAAGTTCCCCTTGCTGTTAGGATTTGTCCATGAGCTCACCTACCTGGATAAGGCTGCACCTG tctctcTGGACCTACTCATGGCCGACTTCCGTCAGATCAGTAAAGGCATAAAGGAGGCGACTGGAGAGCTCATCAACAATAAACAGAACACTGCCCTCAAGACCTTCTGTCTGGAGGCAGAGCCTAAGGTCACCAAGCTGGAGAAAGGATTGGAGACTGCCAAG GAGGCGTTCGGAGAAGTTGTGCAATACTTTGGAGAAAATGCTAAACTGAGTCAACCCAACTCCATCTTTCCCGTTCTGCACAGATTCGTCACAAACTTCAGA AAAGCAGACAGTGAAAACCTTGCCAAGATAGCCATCAGACAAGCT CAACTGTGTGTATTACCTTGCGTGGATGACACTTCCTTATCAGAG GATGATCAGGGTGTGGACGTACTGCCTCAGATCTACGACGGAGCTATTGAAGAGATCATTTCCG GTATGAAGAACACTGCATACAGACCGGCCAACTACAGACGTAACACATTACGTAAGCATGGCAACTCTACGTCGTCCAATCAGGTGGCAGCACCCTCACCACATGATGAACTTCTCAAGTCCCTACAGAGAAGAACTAAAGCTAGAGAGGACAATTACGGTGCCAATAGACCATGGCTGAAATAa
- the LOC135347255 gene encoding formin-like protein 3 isoform X1, with product MHIMGAAESNPESPSRVWNTTPINLVNNATLNNNSVDPLSSFIQHTNSSASYSIGPSPTLNRGPRAAFDKRTLGSDFVDVDAMEALTMEQMEKRFLEIVESMDLPNDKRQVVMGSSEEKKWQMVRDFTRRRRQVPPHEYLNKLKQVTEGDPSWRVRRKIVMSSTVQNLQGLEISLRTNNISWVQEFLDLRNSGLSVLVRYMKMRYTLEQSHGHQTQSPSSPVSRQLTKTKSVDAGTMLNGSSPPRHHSPLMSRRNGGGRSDSSSDIHICVLCLRALMNNSHGFAALMKDTAALTTMALSMFYGTHRTAIAVIELLAAVCLVKGGHIKIMESVDNFKKENNEQYRFEKLVHYFMEPTASAEFQVACMTFINVFVHSAEDMNFRVHLQHEFTLLGLDDFIERLKSSSSVAPNLLSQISAYQGNFFHVESLIEDSKTKVDALSSVEQTKSQMAELQEKHEAAEFQSLKRIADLEKKLSDLNKTVKEAQTGTLPPSLDAPPPPGAPPPPPLPGGAPPPPPPPPPGLPGAPPPPPPPPGGPGAPPLPPLGGKFGIRGGKRKIETKYRLPLLNWSSIPATQIAGTVFTEMDDEKIIKLIDFTEFEETFKLNTPANNEPDGEGVKPEPTPRKKTVQKEGLLDTNRSQNVAIARRKITCSSEELKDVITQMDLERLPVDLVEILNKVTPNEDEVKKFGQFQKDKKDAKTLPDNDRFVFELYRVERLQARLNVMIFMGNFEEDIGILIPQIDAVIAASKSVTSSDHFKKVLEIILAFGNYMNSSKRGGVYGFKVASLDMLRDSKAPSDHTVTLMHYVAGVIRDKFPLLLGFVHELTYLDKAAPVSLDLLMADFRQISKGIKEATGELINNKQNTALKTFCLEAEPKVTKLEKGLETAKEAFGEVVQYFGENAKLSQPNSIFPVLHRFVTNFRKADSENLAKIAIRQAQLCVLPCVDDTSLSEDDQGVDVLPQIYDGAIEEIISGMKNTAYRPANYRRNTLRKHGNSTSSNQVAAPSPHDELLKSLQRRTKAREDNYGANRPWLK from the exons atgcatataatggGAGCAGCAGAAAGCAACCCCGAAAGCCCAAGTCGTGTGTGGAACACGACCCCTATAAACCTTGTTAACAATGCAACGCTCAACAACAACAGTGTGGATCCATTAAGCAGCTTCATACAGCACACCAACAGCTCTGCTAGCTACTCCATTGGCCCCTCTCCAACCCTCAATAGAGGCCCAAGAGCAGCTTTTGATAAACGCACACTAGGATCTGACTTTGTGGATGTGGATGCTATGGAAGCTCTTACTATGGAACAAATGGAGAAGAGGTTTCTGGAGATAGTG GAATCTATGGACCTCCCTAACGACAAGCGTCAAGTGGTAATGGGCTCGTCTGAAGAGAAAAAATGGCAGATGGTGCGAGACTTCACCCGCCGACGTCGCCAGGTTCCCCCGCACGAGTATCTGAACAAACTGAAACAAGTGACAGAGGGCGACCCTTCTTGGAGGGTGAGGAGAAAGATAGTGATGTCATCAACTGTGCAGAATCTACAGGGTCTGGAGATATCACTAAGGACTAATAATATCAG CTGGGTGCAGGAGTTCTTAGATTTACGGAACAGTGGACTGTCAGTGCTGGTTCGCTACATGAAGATGAGGTACACGCTTGAGCAAAG tcacggCCACCAGACACAATCCCCCAGCAGTCCTGTGAGCCGTCAACTCACGAAAACCAAGAGCGTAGACGCTGGGACAATGCTGAACGGGTCCTCCCCGCCACGACATCACTCTCCTCTCATGTCTCGTCGGAATGGTGGTGGGCGCAGTGACTCCTCCTCTGACATACACATCTGTGTACTCTGCCTCAGGGCGCTCATGAACAACTCC CATGGATTTGCGGCCCTGATGAAGGACACTGCTGCTCTCACCACAATGGCCCTCTCCATGTTCTATGGCACTCACCG gacggCTATAGCTGTGATTGAGCTCCTAGCAGCCGTGTGTCTGGTAAAGGGTGGTCACATCAAGATAATGGAATCAGTGGACAACTTCAAGAAGGAAAACAACGAGCAATATCGGTTTGAGAAGCTAGTCCATTATTTCATGGAGCCCACAGCAAGTGCTGAATTCCAAGTGGCTTGTATGACCTTCATCAACGTGTTTGTGCATTCTGCTGAAGACATGAACTTCAGGGTGCACCTGCAACACGAGTTCACCCTGCTCGGACTTGACGACTTTATTGAG agactcAAGTCCTCATCGTCGGTAGCTCCGAACCTCCTCTCGCAGATCTCAGCCTATCAGGGAAACTTCTTCCACGTGGAGAGTCTGATAGAGGATTCAAAGACAAAGGTGGACGCTCTGTCCTCTGTGGAACAAACCAAGTCTCAAATGGCGGag CTCCAAGAGAAACATGAGGCTGCAGAGTTCCAGTCACTCAAGAGAATTG CTGACCTGGAGAAGAAGTTATCAGATTTGAACAAAACTGTCAAGGAGGCACAAACTGGAACATTACCT CCTTCGTTggatgcccctccccctcctggagcaccccctccacccccacTCCCCGGAggtgccccaccccctccaccaccgCCCCCTCCTGGACTGCCGGGTGCCcccccaccaccaccccctccaccaggAGGGCCGGGAGCACCACCACTTCCACCCCTGGGAGGAAAGTTCGGAA TCCGCGGGGGTAAGAGGAAGATTGAGACCAAGTATCGACTGCCCCTACTCAACTGGTCCAGTATCCCGGCCACCCAGATCGCAGGCACTGTCTTCACTGAAATGGACGATGAGAAAATCATCAAACTGATCGATTTTACCG AGTTTGAGGAGACCTTCAAGCTGAACACACCCGCTAATAATGAGCCTGACGGAGAGGGAGTCAAGCCAGAGCCCACCCCCCGCAAGAAGACGGTGCAGAAGGAAGGGCTACTGGACACCAACAGATCTCAGAACGTTGCCATTGCACGGAGGAAGATTACGTGTTCTTCAGAGGAGCTCAAAGATGTCATCACACA GATGGACTTGGAACGTCTGCCAGTGGATTTGGTGGAGATCCTAAACAAAGTGACTCCCAACGAAGACGAGGTTAAGAAGTTTGGTCAGTTCCAGAAAGACAAGAAAGACGCGAAGACACTGCCAGACAATGACCGGTTTGTGTTTGAG TTGTACAGAGTGGAGAGGTTACAAGCACGACTGAATGTGATGATCTTCATGGGCAACTTTGAGGAGGACATTGGTATTCTAATCCCT CAAATTGATGCAGTGATAGCAGCCTCTAAATCTGTGACTTCTTCAGACCACTTTAAGAAAGTCTTGGAG ATAATTCTAGCGTTTGGCAACTACATGAACAGCAGTAAGAGGGGTGGAGTGTACGGGTTCAAGGTGGCCTCTCTGGACATG CTGCGTGATTCTAAGGCCCCTAGTGACCACACAGTAACACTGATGCACTACGTAGCGGGAGTGATACGAGACAAGTTCCCCTTGCTGTTAGGATTTGTCCATGAGCTCACCTACCTGGATAAGGCTGCACCTG tctctcTGGACCTACTCATGGCCGACTTCCGTCAGATCAGTAAAGGCATAAAGGAGGCGACTGGAGAGCTCATCAACAATAAACAGAACACTGCCCTCAAGACCTTCTGTCTGGAGGCAGAGCCTAAGGTCACCAAGCTGGAGAAAGGATTGGAGACTGCCAAG GAGGCGTTCGGAGAAGTTGTGCAATACTTTGGAGAAAATGCTAAACTGAGTCAACCCAACTCCATCTTTCCCGTTCTGCACAGATTCGTCACAAACTTCAGA AAAGCAGACAGTGAAAACCTTGCCAAGATAGCCATCAGACAAGCT CAACTGTGTGTATTACCTTGCGTGGATGACACTTCCTTATCAGAG GATGATCAGGGTGTGGACGTACTGCCTCAGATCTACGACGGAGCTATTGAAGAGATCATTTCCG GTATGAAGAACACTGCATACAGACCGGCCAACTACAGACGTAACACATTACGTAAGCATGGCAACTCTACGTCGTCCAATCAGGTGGCAGCACCCTCACCACATGATGAACTTCTCAAGTCCCTACAGAGAAGAACTAAAGCTAGAGAGGACAATTACGGTGCCAATAGACCATGGCTGAAATAa
- the LOC135347255 gene encoding formin-like protein 2 isoform X4, whose protein sequence is MHIMGAAESNPESPSRVWNTTPINLVNNATLNNNSVDPLSSFIQHTNSSASYSIGPSPTLNRGPRAAFDKRTLGSDFVDVDAMEALTMEQMEKRFLEIVESMDLPNDKRQVVMGSSEEKKWQMVRDFTRRRRQVPPHEYLNKLKQVTEGDPSWRVRRKIVMSSTVQNLQGLEISLRTNNISWVQEFLDLRNSGLSVLVRYMKMRYTLEQSHGHQTQSPSSPVSRQLTKTKSVDAGTMLNGSSPPRHHSPLMSRRNGGGRSDSSSDIHICVLCLRALMNNSHGFAALMKDTAALTTMALSMFYGTHRTAIAVIELLAAVCLVKGGHIKIMESVDNFKKENNEQYRFEKLVHYFMEPTASAEFQVACMTFINVFVHSAEDMNFRVHLQHEFTLLGLDDFIERLKSSSSVAPNLLSQISAYQGNFFHVESLIEDSKTKVDALSSVEQTKSQMAELQEKHEAAEFQSLKRIADLEKKLSDLNKTVKEAQTGTLPPSLDAPPPPGAPPPPPLPGGAPPPPPPPPPGLPGAPPPPPPPPGGPGAPPLPPLGGKFGIRGGKRKIETKYRLPLLNWSSIPATQIAGTVFTEMDDEKIIKLIDFTEFEETFKLNTPANNEPDGEGVKPEPTPRKKTVQKEGLLDTNRSQNVAIARRKITCSSEELKDVITQMDLERLPVDLVEILNKVTPNEDEVKKFGQFQKDKKDAKTLPDNDRFVFELYRVERLQARLNVMIFMGNFEEDIGILIPQIDAVIAASKSVTSSDHFKKVLEIILAFGNYMNSSKRGGVYGFKVASLDMLRDSKAPSDHTVTLMHYVAGVIRDKFPLLLGFVHELTYLDKAAPVSLDLLMADFRQISKGIKEATGELINNKQNTALKTFCLEAEPKVTKLEKGLETAKEAFGEVVQYFGENAKLSQPNSIFPVLHRFVTNFRKADSDNLAKIAIRQAVSISQERTSIILLTHSLIPPL, encoded by the exons atgcatataatggGAGCAGCAGAAAGCAACCCCGAAAGCCCAAGTCGTGTGTGGAACACGACCCCTATAAACCTTGTTAACAATGCAACGCTCAACAACAACAGTGTGGATCCATTAAGCAGCTTCATACAGCACACCAACAGCTCTGCTAGCTACTCCATTGGCCCCTCTCCAACCCTCAATAGAGGCCCAAGAGCAGCTTTTGATAAACGCACACTAGGATCTGACTTTGTGGATGTGGATGCTATGGAAGCTCTTACTATGGAACAAATGGAGAAGAGGTTTCTGGAGATAGTG GAATCTATGGACCTCCCTAACGACAAGCGTCAAGTGGTAATGGGCTCGTCTGAAGAGAAAAAATGGCAGATGGTGCGAGACTTCACCCGCCGACGTCGCCAGGTTCCCCCGCACGAGTATCTGAACAAACTGAAACAAGTGACAGAGGGCGACCCTTCTTGGAGGGTGAGGAGAAAGATAGTGATGTCATCAACTGTGCAGAATCTACAGGGTCTGGAGATATCACTAAGGACTAATAATATCAG CTGGGTGCAGGAGTTCTTAGATTTACGGAACAGTGGACTGTCAGTGCTGGTTCGCTACATGAAGATGAGGTACACGCTTGAGCAAAG tcacggCCACCAGACACAATCCCCCAGCAGTCCTGTGAGCCGTCAACTCACGAAAACCAAGAGCGTAGACGCTGGGACAATGCTGAACGGGTCCTCCCCGCCACGACATCACTCTCCTCTCATGTCTCGTCGGAATGGTGGTGGGCGCAGTGACTCCTCCTCTGACATACACATCTGTGTACTCTGCCTCAGGGCGCTCATGAACAACTCC CATGGATTTGCGGCCCTGATGAAGGACACTGCTGCTCTCACCACAATGGCCCTCTCCATGTTCTATGGCACTCACCG gacggCTATAGCTGTGATTGAGCTCCTAGCAGCCGTGTGTCTGGTAAAGGGTGGTCACATCAAGATAATGGAATCAGTGGACAACTTCAAGAAGGAAAACAACGAGCAATATCGGTTTGAGAAGCTAGTCCATTATTTCATGGAGCCCACAGCAAGTGCTGAATTCCAAGTGGCTTGTATGACCTTCATCAACGTGTTTGTGCATTCTGCTGAAGACATGAACTTCAGGGTGCACCTGCAACACGAGTTCACCCTGCTCGGACTTGACGACTTTATTGAG agactcAAGTCCTCATCGTCGGTAGCTCCGAACCTCCTCTCGCAGATCTCAGCCTATCAGGGAAACTTCTTCCACGTGGAGAGTCTGATAGAGGATTCAAAGACAAAGGTGGACGCTCTGTCCTCTGTGGAACAAACCAAGTCTCAAATGGCGGag CTCCAAGAGAAACATGAGGCTGCAGAGTTCCAGTCACTCAAGAGAATTG CTGACCTGGAGAAGAAGTTATCAGATTTGAACAAAACTGTCAAGGAGGCACAAACTGGAACATTACCT CCTTCGTTggatgcccctccccctcctggagcaccccctccacccccacTCCCCGGAggtgccccaccccctccaccaccgCCCCCTCCTGGACTGCCGGGTGCCcccccaccaccaccccctccaccaggAGGGCCGGGAGCACCACCACTTCCACCCCTGGGAGGAAAGTTCGGAA TCCGCGGGGGTAAGAGGAAGATTGAGACCAAGTATCGACTGCCCCTACTCAACTGGTCCAGTATCCCGGCCACCCAGATCGCAGGCACTGTCTTCACTGAAATGGACGATGAGAAAATCATCAAACTGATCGATTTTACCG AGTTTGAGGAGACCTTCAAGCTGAACACACCCGCTAATAATGAGCCTGACGGAGAGGGAGTCAAGCCAGAGCCCACCCCCCGCAAGAAGACGGTGCAGAAGGAAGGGCTACTGGACACCAACAGATCTCAGAACGTTGCCATTGCACGGAGGAAGATTACGTGTTCTTCAGAGGAGCTCAAAGATGTCATCACACA GATGGACTTGGAACGTCTGCCAGTGGATTTGGTGGAGATCCTAAACAAAGTGACTCCCAACGAAGACGAGGTTAAGAAGTTTGGTCAGTTCCAGAAAGACAAGAAAGACGCGAAGACACTGCCAGACAATGACCGGTTTGTGTTTGAG TTGTACAGAGTGGAGAGGTTACAAGCACGACTGAATGTGATGATCTTCATGGGCAACTTTGAGGAGGACATTGGTATTCTAATCCCT CAAATTGATGCAGTGATAGCAGCCTCTAAATCTGTGACTTCTTCAGACCACTTTAAGAAAGTCTTGGAG ATAATTCTAGCGTTTGGCAACTACATGAACAGCAGTAAGAGGGGTGGAGTGTACGGGTTCAAGGTGGCCTCTCTGGACATG CTGCGTGATTCTAAGGCCCCTAGTGACCACACAGTAACACTGATGCACTACGTAGCGGGAGTGATACGAGACAAGTTCCCCTTGCTGTTAGGATTTGTCCATGAGCTCACCTACCTGGATAAGGCTGCACCTG tctctcTGGACCTACTCATGGCCGACTTCCGTCAGATCAGTAAAGGCATAAAGGAGGCGACTGGAGAGCTCATCAACAATAAACAGAACACTGCCCTCAAGACCTTCTGTCTGGAGGCAGAGCCTAAGGTCACCAAGCTGGAGAAAGGATTGGAGACTGCCAAG